A genome region from Leptodactylus fuscus isolate aLepFus1 chromosome 6, aLepFus1.hap2, whole genome shotgun sequence includes the following:
- the RNF223 gene encoding RING finger protein 223, with the protein MESVPEVWHTQMEPEDNVDNRPECSICFTSYDNIFKTPKVLQCSHTFCLECVARLVASLPPETQHDKVMCPFCRQPTQIPQQGVPGLQTSKEMLSILPPHLQHEEAVWIEGTKLCYKQEPQAENSQADTCICVDIGLTKKEEPPVPSPRSGFHRLCCGCSDWKRLLLIALMVIILFCILLWPVQCILKTGNLRCTSETTPTKLPISAVHVTHSFDGH; encoded by the coding sequence ATGGAAAGCGTTCCAGAAGTCTGGCATACACAGATGGAACCAGAGGACAATGTGGACAATAGACCAGAGTGCTCCATCTGTTTCACCAGCTATGACAACATCTTCAAGACGCCAAAGGTTCTGCAGTGTTCCCACACCTTCTGCCTGGAGTGTGTAGCAAGATTagtcgcctcgctgccgccagaAACCCAACATGACAAGGTCATGTGCCCCTTCTGTAGGCAACCCACACAAATCCCACAACAGGGTGTCCCAGGACTACAAACCAGCAAAGAAATGTTGTCTATCCTACCTCCTCACTTACAGCATGAAGAGGCAGTCTGGATAGAGGGGACAAAGCTATGTTATAAACAGGAACCACAGGCCGAAAACAGCCAAGCAGACACTTGCATATGCGTTGACATTGGGTTGACTAAAAAAGAGGAACCACCAGTACCAAGTCCTCGGAGTGGATTCCATAGATTATGTTGTGGGTGCAGTGACTGGAAAAGACTCTTACTTATTGCCTTAATGGTGATCATATTGTTCTGCATCCTCCTTTGGCCAGTTCAGTGCATCTTGAAGACTGGAAACCTACGTTGTACCTCAGAGACTACACCCACCAAGCTGCCCATCTCTGCCGTTCATGTAACACACAGCTTCGATGGACATTAA